One Flavobacterium sp. CBA20B-1 genomic window, CCGGTACTGTACCCTAACTTTGCCGCATTGATGATTTCATCAGCATTGGGAAGTGCCTGCTCCTTGAAATAGGTAAACTGTGCAACATTCTGTTCGTATTGTTTCAGGGCATTTGCCAATTCCGTTTTTAGCTGCTCCTGCTGCCATTGGGCATTCAGTTCCAATGATTGTTTCTGATAGTCAAGGGAACGGATTTTTGCTTTGGTGGTTGTAAAAATGGGGATTGTAATACCTACATCAACAAAACTAAACCGCTGTCCTCTGCCATAAAATTGCTCTACACCATTTTTACTGTGCATTCCTATCAGCGATATGTTATTATAGCCGAACGTAAAATCAGGCAGGCTGTTTGCCCGTTCCAATTTCTTGTTCTGTTCAGCGATTTTAGCCTCCTGATACAATAACTGAATGCTTGGATGGTTTTCAATAGCTGAACTGTCTATGAAAGAAGTTAACAGTAATGGTACATAGTCGGATTTGGGTTCAATGGCAAAATCTTCCTGTGTCTGCATCAGGTTTTTAAGGCTCTGATAGGCATTCTGCCTGAAAACCTCGTTTTGCTGGAGCAATATATTTATTTCCCCCTGTTTGGTAACAGCCGTACTGACTTCAATCCGTCCTATATCTCCCGTTTTATACCGGAGTTCCGCAACACGGATAAAGTCGGCATAAATACTATCCAAATGCTTCAAAACCGAAGCATTATGCTCCAAATACTCTAACTGATAATAATAGGTTCTTACCTGCTTTTTCAGTTCATTTTCTGTCAAAGCCTTTGACCATTCCTGCCCTTTGACCTGCTCTTTGACAAGGCTTTTCTTTACCCCAAAAAGTGTCGGAAAGGGAATGGTCTGTGAAATTTGGAAACCGTCATTATATTCAAATCCCTCATTATTCCCGTATTGGAAGTTTACATCGGTCTTCGGTAGTTCATACGCCGTCTTGCTAAGGCTTTGGGCAGATTGAATATCCATATTTTTGGAACGTAGCTGAGGGTTGGTCTCCACAGCTACTTCAATAGCTCTATCTACACTCATCGGAGTTTGTGCCTTACCGTTTTGAGAAAAACCCAAGAACACAAACAGCAACAGCACGGGTGCTATGGCTTTCGTTTTACTATTTTTCGGAGGTTTTTGGTTTCTCATAAATACGAGGTACAGCAATGGCAGGACGAACAATGTCAGGGCAGTTGCCGAAATCAGTCCACCGATAACCACGGTTGCCAACGGTTTTTGTACTTCTGCACCTGCACTTGTACTCAACGCCATTGGTAAAAAACCTAAACTTGCCACAGATGCCGTCATCAATACAGGTCTAAGCCTTGTTTTAGCTCCCTCGATAATTCTCGGAATAATCTCGTTCCAACCCTCTTTTTCCAGTCTATTGAACGTGGCAATCAGTACAATCCCATTCAGAACAGCAACACCAAACAGGGCGATAAATCCGACACCTGCTGATATGCTGAATGGCATATCCCGCAATAACAGGGCAAATACGCCTCCAATGGCACTCATCGGGATAGCTGTATATACCAAAACGGCTTCCTTAAACGAATGGAATGTGAAATACAACAGGATAAAAATCAAAAGCAATGCGATAGGTACAGCAATCAGCAATCTGTCGGTAGCTTTTTGGAGGTTCTCAAACTGACCACCATAAGTAAAATAATAACCTGTCGGTAGCTTAATCTGTTCAGCCAATTTATCCTGAATTTCATTGACAACGCTGGCTACATCCCGCCCCTGTACGTTGAAGCCGACATATATCCTGCGTTTACCGCCTTCACGGCTGATTTGTGCGGGCCCTAATTTGTAATCAATGTTTGCAACCTGTGAAAGCGGTATTTGGTCGCCGTTTGGTAGTGGGATAAACAGATTGCTCACATCCTCAATGGAACTGCGGTGGGCTTCATCAAGCCGTACCACCAAATCAAATCTTCGTTCGTTTTCATAAATCACACCTGCTGATTTACCTGCGAACGCAGTGCTGACAATATCGTTTATTTCCTGTACATTCAAGCCGTAATTGGCTATTCGGGTACGGTCATATTCGATATTGATTTGGGGAAGACCTGCTACCCGTTCTACCTGCGGAGCAGTCGCACCTTCTACTGTTTGAATAATAGCATTCGCTTTATTGGCATAAACCAACAAACTGTCGAGGTCTTCTCCGAATATCTTAACGGCTACATCCTGCCTGATACCTGTCATCAGTTCATTAAACCGCATCTGTATCGGCTGATTGGCTTCAAAGAATACACCGGGAATAACTTCAAGTTTCTCCATCATTTCATTGGAAAGCTCGTCATAGGATTTTTTTGTTTTCCATTCGTCCTGCGGTTTTAGGATAATCATCAGGTCGGTCGCTTCGGGAGGCATCGGGTCGGTCGGTACTTCGGCAGCACCTGTCTTGCCTACGACCATTTTTACTTCGTCAAATTCCTTGATTATTTTAGATGCCTGCATAGAGGTTTCCACGCTTTGGCTTAACGATGTTCCCTGTGGGAGGATACAGTGGAAAGCAAAATCGCCCTCGCCCAATTTTGGCAGGAACTCTCCGCCCATCCGTGAAAAAAGGAATAGGCTGATTGTAAAAAGTCCAACGGCAATCGCAATAACCACATATTTTATCCGAATGGCTTTTTCTAACAAAGGCTTATAAACACCTTGCAGATAGTCCATCATTTTGTCTGAAAAATTCCTTTTGGTAATCGGTTTCTTAGACAGACACAAGGCACTCATCATCGGGATATAGGTAAAGGACAAAATCAGTGCTCCCAATATGGCAAAACTTACGGTCTGTGCCATTGGCGTAAACATTTTCCCCTCTATACCGACCAAAGTAAGGATAGGGATATACACGATAAGGATAATAATTTCTCCAAACGCCGCACTTGTACGGATTTTTCTTGCAGATTCATACACCTCCTCGTCCATTTCTGTCTGCGTAAGTTTCTGTGTGGATTTCCGTAAGCCCAAATGGTGCATTGTCGCCTCAACGACTATCAGGGAACCGTCCACTATCAATCCGAAATCAATAGCCCCCATACTCATCAAATTGGCACTCACACCAAATAGCCGCATCATTCCCAATGCAAAAAGCATTGATAACGGTATGGCGGACGCTACGATTAAACCAGCCCTGAAATTCCCTAAGAAAATAATTAATACAAATATTACGATTAAAGCTCCTTCAATAAGGTTTTTTTCGACAGTACTTATGGCTCTATCTACCAAATTCATTCTATCCAAATAGGGTTCTATGACCACATCTTCGGGCAGGGATTGTTGGATAACCGGTATTTTTTCTTTGATGTTTTTTACGACAGTGGCAGTGTTTTCTCCCTTGAGCATCATCACAATACCTCCCACAGCATCTACCTCGCCGTTATAGGTCATTGCACCGTATCGGGTAGCGTTCCCGAATTTCACTTCAGCTACATCTTTGATGAATACAGGAACAGTCCCTGTATTTTTAACGACGATATTTCCTACATCTTCCAATGAAGTAACCAGACCAATCCCGCGAATAAAGTAAGCATTGGGCTTCTTATCGATATATGCACCTCCGGTATTTTGGTTGTTGTTTTCGAGGGCGGTAAAAATATCGGAAATACTAACGTCCATTGCCTTGATGCGGTTTGGGTCGATAGAAACTTCGTACTGTTTAAGCAAACCACCGAAACTATTGACTTCTGCAATTCCCGGAGTACCGTAAAGTTGTCTGGCAACAATCCAGTCCTGCATTGTCCGCAAATCCATTGCGGAATATTTGTCTTCACTGCCTTCTTTGGGATGAAGAATATATTGGTACACTTCGCCAAGACCTGTACTGACAGGAGCAAGTTCAGGTGTTCCAATCCCGTCAGGTATCTGGTCTTGTGCTTCTTTCAGCTGTTGGCTTACTAACTGTCGTGCAAAATAAATATCGACATTATCTTGAAAGACAACGGTTACAACAGATAATCCAAATCTTGAAACACTTCTTATCTCTTCTACTTTTGGAAGATTAACGATACTTTGCTCTACGGGAAATGTTACTAATTGTTCTACTTCTTGTCCTGCCAATGTAGGCGACAGGGTAATAATCTGAACCTGATTGTTTGTAATGTCAGGTTGGGCATCAATGGGGATTTGCTTGGCACTCCATACCCCCCAAATGATGAGAAACAAGGTCATCAATCCTATAATGAACTTATTCTTTATAGAGAATTTTATAATATTATCTAACACTTTTTGTTACGATTAATGATGAATTAATAATGATAAAATCATAGTGATTATGTTTTTTGGCAATATAAATAGCCCAAAAGCCGAGCTAACGCTGTTTGCGTCAAGCTGTAATCACTAAAACATTAAAAATTAAGCATTAACCTTTGGCGGTTGCCAAATTTCCCCCAGATAGCGGGATATAAAGGTAGATTTATAATAAACTTTTGGCTTAGATAAATTAAAGGTCTTTATCTTACCTATATTAAAAACGTTCCATTGAAGAACTACTCCGGAAACTACTCCACAACAACCGCATAAACAAAAAGGTGTACATAAGTCGCTCTCTGTATGGTCGTGAGTATCCTGATGTGTTATTTCAGTAGAATATTCCTGGTTATTAAATACCTCTTTTTCATACATATCGGCACACGGCATTAGAAATAACGCCATCATAAAAAGTGCCAGTATGGAAGAAAAGACTTTCATATTATTTTGCAAAGTTAGTAAAAAAGTAATGCAATGGCATTGCATTGTTACAGATAACAGTGCTAAAATTAAACGGACAATTAGCACCCCGACACGCTGACCTACCTATGTTTTTTATTTTTTTTTGCGATCCGCATAATTAATAGAAGCGAATCAAGGACACAAAAATCAACAAAAAATCCGCCGTAAATGGGACATTTTTTGCCAACGCCACCGAACGAAAAAATTTATATCTTTGCAATAAGATAATAAATGACAAAACAGATTTACATATTACTCATAGCATTGCTTGGTTTCTTTTTGACACCAACACTGACTTATGCTTGTAGTAAATCTCACACACAAACTGAAAAATCTTGTTGCGACAAAAAAACTTCACAGACAGACAAAAATGACTGTTGCAAAAATAAAAGTTCGCATAACCAAAAAGACAATGACGATTGTGGGGGCAAATGCGGACATTCATCTTGCCATTGCCCTACAGTTAGTTTTAGTTTTATTCCTTTTACACCTGAACTCAAATACAACTTATTAGTTGTTGTTCAAAAACAATTCTTTCTTTATTCAGACACATACATTTCTTCGGGATTTTTCTCCATTTGGCTACCGCCTAAAATAAGCTAAAACCATGGCTTAACAGCCATAGGTGTGTCTTGTCAAAAGCTGTTGCGGCTTTTGTAAACCCCCTATTTATAGCAATTATTTAGAATTTCAAACAGAAATGGGTTTGCTAATGCCCCATTTGCTAAAATGTAATTATTATGAAATCATTATCAAAAATAGTGATGGTAATCGCTGTATTACTATCATCAATAAACAGCTTCGCACAGATAAAAAATGCGAAAACAGAAACCGTAAAAATTTATGGTAATTGTGGTATATGCAAAACCACTATCGAAAAAGCAGGTAACGTAAAAAAGGTAGCCAGTGTGGATTGGAACAAAGATACCAAGATGGCTACGCTCACTTATGACGGCAACAAAACAAATCAGGACGAAATCCTAAAACGTATCGCTTTGGCTGGTTATGACAGTGAGAAGTTCCGTGCGCCGGATGATGTATATGCGAAACTGGCTGGCTGCTGCCAGTATGATAGACCTTTAAAGACTGTTGCCAAAAACAAAGAAACAGGAATGGATATGAACTCCGGACATAGCAATCACAACCATAGTGAAATGACAGCACAAGGTAACAAGGATGCAACTCAAAATCAATCACAGTTAAAACCTGTATTTGACAGCTACTTTTCGGTTAAAGATGCTTTGATAAAAACAGATGCGGCAACCGCATCCGCTAAAGCTGCTGAATTGTCTGCATCTATTAAAGCAGTTGATATGAGTAAGCTATCGGCAGAAGAGCATACTGTTTGGATGAAAGTAATGCAAGACTTAGCAGCTAAGGCAGAAAGTATTTCAAAATCAAAAGATGTTGCAAAACAGAGAAATGATTTTGCTACACTCTCGGGCAATATCTACGCTCTGGCTAAAGTATCCAAGCAGGATGCCCCCGTTTATTACCAACATTGTCCTATGTACAATGGCGGGGCAAACTGGTTAAGCAAAGAGAATGCAATTAAAAATCCGTATTACGGCGCACAAATGCTTACCTGTGGCAGTACTGTTGAAACCATCAAACAATAAGTCTGAAAGCTATGGTACAGTACAATGATATGGTGCAGGCTCTCAATGAACTTAAACAACGTGGGTACGATAT contains:
- a CDS encoding DUF6660 family protein — its product is MKVFSSILALFMMALFLMPCADMYEKEVFNNQEYSTEITHQDTHDHTESDLCTPFCLCGCCGVVSGVVLQWNVFNIGKIKTFNLSKPKVYYKSTFISRYLGEIWQPPKVNA
- a CDS encoding CusA/CzcA family heavy metal efflux RND transporter; translation: MLDNIIKFSIKNKFIIGLMTLFLIIWGVWSAKQIPIDAQPDITNNQVQIITLSPTLAGQEVEQLVTFPVEQSIVNLPKVEEIRSVSRFGLSVVTVVFQDNVDIYFARQLVSQQLKEAQDQIPDGIGTPELAPVSTGLGEVYQYILHPKEGSEDKYSAMDLRTMQDWIVARQLYGTPGIAEVNSFGGLLKQYEVSIDPNRIKAMDVSISDIFTALENNNQNTGGAYIDKKPNAYFIRGIGLVTSLEDVGNIVVKNTGTVPVFIKDVAEVKFGNATRYGAMTYNGEVDAVGGIVMMLKGENTATVVKNIKEKIPVIQQSLPEDVVIEPYLDRMNLVDRAISTVEKNLIEGALIVIFVLIIFLGNFRAGLIVASAIPLSMLFALGMMRLFGVSANLMSMGAIDFGLIVDGSLIVVEATMHHLGLRKSTQKLTQTEMDEEVYESARKIRTSAAFGEIIILIVYIPILTLVGIEGKMFTPMAQTVSFAILGALILSFTYIPMMSALCLSKKPITKRNFSDKMMDYLQGVYKPLLEKAIRIKYVVIAIAVGLFTISLFLFSRMGGEFLPKLGEGDFAFHCILPQGTSLSQSVETSMQASKIIKEFDEVKMVVGKTGAAEVPTDPMPPEATDLMIILKPQDEWKTKKSYDELSNEMMEKLEVIPGVFFEANQPIQMRFNELMTGIRQDVAVKIFGEDLDSLLVYANKANAIIQTVEGATAPQVERVAGLPQINIEYDRTRIANYGLNVQEINDIVSTAFAGKSAGVIYENERRFDLVVRLDEAHRSSIEDVSNLFIPLPNGDQIPLSQVANIDYKLGPAQISREGGKRRIYVGFNVQGRDVASVVNEIQDKLAEQIKLPTGYYFTYGGQFENLQKATDRLLIAVPIALLLIFILLYFTFHSFKEAVLVYTAIPMSAIGGVFALLLRDMPFSISAGVGFIALFGVAVLNGIVLIATFNRLEKEGWNEIIPRIIEGAKTRLRPVLMTASVASLGFLPMALSTSAGAEVQKPLATVVIGGLISATALTLFVLPLLYLVFMRNQKPPKNSKTKAIAPVLLLFVFLGFSQNGKAQTPMSVDRAIEVAVETNPQLRSKNMDIQSAQSLSKTAYELPKTDVNFQYGNNEGFEYNDGFQISQTIPFPTLFGVKKSLVKEQVKGQEWSKALTENELKKQVRTYYYQLEYLEHNASVLKHLDSIYADFIRVAELRYKTGDIGRIEVSTAVTKQGEINILLQQNEVFRQNAYQSLKNLMQTQEDFAIEPKSDYVPLLLTSFIDSSAIENHPSIQLLYQEAKIAEQNKKLERANSLPDFTFGYNNISLIGMHSKNGVEQFYGRGQRFSFVDVGITIPIFTTTKAKIRSLDYQKQSLELNAQWQQEQLKTELANALKQYEQNVAQFTYFKEQALPNADEIINAAKLGYSTGDISYVEYLFALQTTTDIQLNYLKSIQQINEAVTLIHSLISK
- a CDS encoding DUF3347 domain-containing protein, translated to MKSLSKIVMVIAVLLSSINSFAQIKNAKTETVKIYGNCGICKTTIEKAGNVKKVASVDWNKDTKMATLTYDGNKTNQDEILKRIALAGYDSEKFRAPDDVYAKLAGCCQYDRPLKTVAKNKETGMDMNSGHSNHNHSEMTAQGNKDATQNQSQLKPVFDSYFSVKDALIKTDAATASAKAAELSASIKAVDMSKLSAEEHTVWMKVMQDLAAKAESISKSKDVAKQRNDFATLSGNIYALAKVSKQDAPVYYQHCPMYNGGANWLSKENAIKNPYYGAQMLTCGSTVETIKQ